In Puntigrus tetrazona isolate hp1 unplaced genomic scaffold, ASM1883169v1 S000000270, whole genome shotgun sequence, a single genomic region encodes these proteins:
- the col1a1b gene encoding LOW QUALITY PROTEIN: collagen, type I, alpha 1b (The sequence of the model RefSeq protein was modified relative to this genomic sequence to represent the inferred CDS: inserted 1 base in 1 codon) codes for MFSFVDIRLGLLLAAAVLVVRGQGEDDISFGSCTLDGQNYNDKDVWKPEPCQICVCDSGTVMCDEVICEDTSDCANPEIPDGECCPICPDDAYITTDSPVTGPQGPVGDPGPAGPPGRDGTPGEDGLPGPPGPPGTSGLGGGSFLSQMAYGSDKSSGPALPGPPGPMGPRGLPGSAGSPGPQGFTGPAGEPGEPGAPGPMGSRGPAGPPGKNGEDGEAGKAGRPGERGAAGPQGARGFPGTPGLPGIKGHRGFSGLDGAKGDTGPAGPKGEPGVPGESGIAGAMGPRGLPGERGRPGPPGPSGARGNDGNTGAAGPPGPTGPAGPPGFPGGAGAKGETGPAGGRGSEGPQGARGEPGNPGPXGAAGSAGPPGADGSAGAKGSPGAAGIAGAPGFPGSRGPAGPPGPSGAPGPKGNNGDPGAQGPKGEAGPKGEPGPVGPQGLAGPSGEEGKRGARGEPGGAGPVGPPGGRGAPGNRGLPGSDGAPGPGGAPGERGANGAMGPQGATGEAGRPGEAGLPGSKGMTGAPGSPGPDGKAGPSGAPGQDGRPGPPGPAGSRGAPGVMGFPGPKGADGEAGKAGERGVAGPPGALGAPGKDGDIGAPGAPGPAGPSGEKGEQGSAGPSGFQGLPGPQGATGETGKPGDQGVPGEVGPHGPSGPRGDRGFPGERGSNGPAGPTGPRGAPGSPGSDGAKGEPGAAGATGGVGPAGLQGMPGERGAGGMPGARGERGDAGPKGPDGAAGKDGLRGMTGPIGPSGPSGAPGEKGESGAVGPAGVTGPRGAPGERGEGGPPGPAGFAGPPGANGQPGAKGETGDSGPKGDAGAPGPAGPVGAAGPQGPAGATGAKGARGGAGPPGATGFPGAAGRVGPPGPSGATGPPGPTGGAGKEGQRGARGERGPAGRPGEAGAAGPAGPSGEKGSVGPDGPAGPAGAPGPPGVIGSRGIVGLPGQRGERGFGGLPGPSGEPGKQGPTGPLGERGPPGPMGPPGLGGAPGEAGREGNAGHDGAPGRDGPPGPKGDRGETGNSGPPGAPGAPGAPGPMGPSGKTGDRGEAGPAGPAGPGGPAGARGALGPAGPRGDKGEAGEAGERGMKGHRGFSGMAGVPGPPGPPGDQGPAGPSGPAGPRGSSGSNGVAGKDGMNGLPGPVGPPGPRGRSGEMGPAGAPGLPGPPGPPGPSGIGEPFLPMPQGEKGPDPLRGGYRADDASVRDRDAEVDTSLKSLSQKIENIRSPEGTQSNPARMCRDLRMCHPDWKSGSYWVDPNQGSPLDAIKVFCNMETGETCVSPSQNTIPMKNWYQSKNIREKKHVWFGESMPNGFQFQYGSEGSDPEDVNIQLTFMRLMSNEAAQNITYHCKNSIAYMDESTGNLKKALLLQGSNDIEIRAEGNSRFTYRVSEDGCTSHTGTWGKTVIDYKTTKTSRLPVVDIAPMDIGAPDQEFGVEVGPVCFL; via the exons ATGTTCAGCTTTGTGGATATCCGGTTAGGGCTGCTGCTCGCCGCGGCGGTCCTCGTGGTCAGAGGACAAGGAGAGGATGATA TCTCATTCGGTAGCTGCACGTTGGACGGTCAGAATTACAACGACAAGGATGTTTGGAAGCCCGAGCCGTGCCAGATCTGCGTCTGCGACAGCGGCACGGTCATGTGCGACGAGGTGATCTGCGAGGATACATCAGACTGTGCCAATCCAGAGATTCCCGACGGAGAATGCTGCCCCATCTGCCCCGACG ATGCATACATTACGACCGATAGTCCAGTTACTGGTCCTCAG ggTCCAGTTGGAGATCCA ggTCCTGCAGGGCCTCCCGGCAGAGACGGTACTCCCGGAGAAGACGGGCTCCCCGGACCCCCCGGTCCTCCTGGAACCTCCGGCCTCGGCGGCGGA TCTTTCCTCTCCCAGATGGCTTACGGCAGTGATAAATCCAGTGGCCCCGCTCTCCCCGGGCCCCCA GGCCCCATGGGTCCCCGTGGCCTCCCTGGATCTGCAGGTTCACCC ggccctcagggatTCACCGGCCCCGCAGGCGAGCCCGGAGAGCCCGGTGCTCCT GGCCCGATGGGTTCTCGCGGCCCCGCTGGTCCTCCTGGAAAGAACGGAGAAGAT GGTGAAGCTGGTAAAGCCGGGCGTCCTGGAGAGCGCGGAGCCGCCGGGCCCCAG GGTGCTCGTGGATTCCCAGGAACCCCTGGACTCCCCGGCATCAAGGGACACAGA gGTTTCTCTGGTCTAGATGGAGCTAAAGGAGACACTGGACCTGCTGGACCTAAG GGAGAGCCTGGTGTTCCCGGAGAGAGCGGCATCGCTGGAGCCATG GGTCCTCGTGGTTTGCCCGGTGAGAGAGGTCGCCCCGGTCCTCCCGGTCCTTCT GGTGCACGTGGTAATGATGGAAACACCGGCGCTGCTGGACCTCCT GGACCCACCGGCCCCGCTGGCCCTCCTGGATTCCCTGGCGGTGCTGGTGCTAAG GGAGAAACCGGCCCCGCTGGAGGCCGTGGTTCAGAGGGACCCCAAGGAGCCCGCGGAGAGCCGGGTAACCCTGGAC CTGGAGCTGCTGGTTCTGCT GGACCTCCTGGTGCTGATGGTTCTGCTGGTGCTAAAGGATCTCCt GGTGCTGCTGGTATTGCTGGTGCTCCTGGTTTCCCAGGATCTCGTGGACCTGCTGGACCCCCGGGCCCTTCTGGAGCCCCTGGCCCCAAGGGAAACAAT GGCGATCCCGGAGCCCAAGGCCCCAAGGGAGAGGCCGGTCCTAAGGGAGAACCT GGCCCCGTTGGACCCCAGGGCCTGGCCGGACCCTCTGGTGAAGAAGGCAAGCGAGGAGCTCGTGGTGAGCCCGGTGGAGCCGGACCCGTCGGACCTCCCGGAGGCCGT gGTGCCCCTGGCAATCGTGGTCTTCCTGGCAGCGACGGAGCTCCTGGACCCGGG GGGGCCCCTGGAGAGCGCGGAGCCAACGGAGCGATGGGACCTCAAGGAGCCACCGGAGAGGCTGGTCGCCCCGGAGAGGCAGGACTGCCTGGATCCAAG GGTATGACCGGAGCCCCTGGAAGCCCTGGACCTGATGGCAAAGCTGGACCTTCT GGTGCACCCGGTCAAGACGGCCGTCCTGGACCCCCGGGGCCCGCCGGATCTCGTGGAGCTCCTGGAGTGATGGGATTCCCTGGACCCAAGGGAGCTGAT GGCGAGGCTGGCAAAGCTGGCGAGAGAGGAGTTGCTGGACCCCCTGGAGCTTTG ggCGCTCCTGGCAAGGATGGAGATATCGGTGCTCCTGGAGCTCCTGGACCTGCT GGCCCATCTGGAGAGAAGGGAGAGCAGGGGTCCGCCGGTCCTTCTGGATTCCAG GGTCTGCCAGGACCACAGGGAGCCACCGGAGAGACGGGCAAACCTGGTGATCAG GGTGTTCCTGGTGAAGTTGGTCCTCATGGTCCTTCTGGTCCAAGA GGTGACAGAGGTTTCCCCGGAGAGCGTGGTAGTAATGGACCCGCTGGCCCCACCGGTCCTCGAGGGGCCCCTGGTTCTCCTGGTAGTGATGGTGCTAAG GGAGAGCCCGGAGCCGCCGGGGCCACTGGTGGTGTGGGGCCCGCTGGACTGCAGGGAATGCCCGGAGAGCGCGGCGCCGGAGGCATGCCTGGAGCCAGAGGAGAGCGA GGTGACGCTGGACCCAAGGGCCCTGATGGAGCTGCAGGTAAGGATGGCCTGCGTGGAATGACCGGCCCCATTGGACCTTCTGGACCTTCTGGTGCTCCTGGTGAGAAG ggagagtcTGGTGCTGTTGGACCCGCAGGAGTGACCGGTCCCCGTGGAGCCCCC ggCGAGCGTGGAGAGGGCGGTCCTCCTGGACCTGCTGGTTTTGCTGGACCTCCT GGTGCTAACGGACAGCCCGGTGCTAAGGGAGAGACCGGTGACTCCGGACCCAAGGGTGATGCTGGAGCTCCTGGACCCGCTGGCCCCGTGGGAGCCGCCGGCCCTCAG GGACCTGCTGGTGCTACTGGAGCTAAAGGAGCTCGTGGTGGTGCTGGACCTCCT GGTGCTACTGGATTCCCTGGAGCTGCTGGACGAGTCGGACCTCCCGGTCCTTCT GGTGCTACAGGACCCCCAGGCCCCACCGGTGGTGCTGGTAAAGAAGGACAGAGAGGAGCCCGTGGTGAGCGGGGCCCCGCAGGTCGCCCTGGAGAGGCCGGAGCCGCTGGACCCGCAGGACCCTCCGGAGAGAAGGGTAGCGTTGGCCCCGATGGCCCTGCT GGCCCCGCTGGTGCTCCTGGACCTCCTGGTGTTATTGGATCTCGTGGTATTGTCGGTCTTCCCGGacaaagaggagagagaggattCGGTGGTCTCCCCGGACCTTCT GGAGAGCCAGGTAAGCAGGGACCCACTGGGCCTTTGGGAGAGCGCGGGCCCCCGGGACCCATGGGCCCTCCTGGACTGGGTGGAGCTCCCGGTGAAGCTGGTCGTGAG GGTAACGCTGGACATGATGGAGCTCCTGGCCGTGACGGTCCTCCTGGACCTAAG GGAGACCGCGGTGAGACGGGCAACTCTGGCCCTCCTGGGGCCCCTGGGGCTCCCGGTGCTCCTGGCCCCATGGGTCCATCAGGCAAGACTGGAGATCGTGGAGAGGCT GGTCCCGCTGGTCCTGCTGGTCCCGGCGGTCCTGCTGGTGCTCGTGGTGCTCTA GGTCCTGCTGGTCCTCGAGGAGATAAGGGAGAAGCTGGAGAGGCCGGAGAGAGAGGCATGAAGGGACACCGTGGCTTCTCTGGAATGGCTGGAGTACCTGGACCTCCT GGACCTCCTGGTGACCAAGGACCCGCCGGACCATCTGGCCCTGCTGGACCTCGT GGATCTTCTGGCTCCAACGGCGTGGCTGGTAAGGACGGTATGAATGGTTTGCCCGGACCCGTCGGACCTCCTGGACCCCGAGGACGCTCCGGAGAGATGGGACCTGCT GGTGCTCCTGGTCTTCCTGGACCCCCAGGTCCCCCCGGACCCTCAGGCATCGGCGAGCCGTTCCTGCCCATGCCTCAGGGCGAGAAGGGACCAGATCCCCTGCGCGGAGGCTACAGAGCCGACGACGCCAGCGTTCGTGACCGCGACGCCGAGGTGGACACCAGCCTGAAGTCTCTGAGCCAGAAGATCGAGAACATCCGCAGCCCCGAGGGAACCCAGAGCAACCCTGCCCGCATGTGCCGAGACCTGAGGATGTGCCACCCCGACTGGAAGAGCG GCTCTTACTGGGTGGACCCTAACCAGGGCTCTCCTCTGGACGCCATCAAGGTCTTCTGTAACATGGAGACCGGAGAGACCTGCGTCAGCCCGTCTCAGAACACCATTCCCATGAAGAACTGGTACCAGAGCAAGAACATCCGGGAGAAGAAGCACGTCTGGTTCGGAGAGTCCATGCCCAACGGCTTCCAG tTCCAGTACGGCAGCGAGGGATCTGATCCAGAGGACGTCAACATCCAGCTGACCTTCATGCGTCTGATGTCCAACGAGGCTGCTCAGAACATCACCTACCACTGCAAGAACAGCATCGCCTACATGGACGAGAGCACAGGCAACCTGAAGAAGGCTCTGCTCCTGCAGGGCTCCAACGACATCGAGATCAGAGCCGAGGGAAACAGCCGCTTCACATACAGAGTCAGCGAGGACGGCTGCACG TCACACACTGGCACATGGGGCAAGACAGTCATTGACTACAAGACAACGAAAACATCTCGTCTGCCGGTCGTTGATATCGCTCCTATGGACATTGGTGCTCCCGATCAGGAATTCGGTGTAGAAGTTGGCCCAGTCTGCTtcttgtaa